A genomic segment from Syntrophotalea acetylenivorans encodes:
- a CDS encoding sensor domain-containing diguanylate cyclase: MRHMTLKTKLILSVSILLVFGFVLTNVNHYRVSTRSIRKNIVEHSLPLTRDNIYSEIQADLMRPIFISSLMANDTFLKDWAIGGEQDKGKVLRYLQEIKDQYGFFSTFFVSEQTGLYYHFKGVQKKLSRENDHDVWYYDFKSLNKPYDLVVDTNEAEENSLTIFINHRLNDYQGKLLGVTGVGLNMEMVADLLKSYRQRYDRDIYLVDRDGLIKVHNDQSLVDRVNIADQEGLGEVASQAVKIKPGSDALDFWRNGRHILLASRYIPEFEWFLFVEQDETTAIAEIRKSFYKNLLFDLAIILAILAVTAYTVNRFQSRLEEMATTDKLTGVCNRREFDRFFDAAVYLHKRQDASFSVILLDVDGFKTINDQLGHMAGDHVLKVIARLAGENIRQNDLVVRWGGDEFVLLVHNDLNHAWQVAERLRKQIRSQNMLAVFTNNGADESVTISCGVVSYEAGETQDQLMMRVDGALYESKKEGRDRSVAFPTIVS; this comes from the coding sequence ATGAGACATATGACCCTGAAAACAAAGCTGATATTGTCCGTCAGTATTCTGCTGGTGTTTGGTTTTGTGCTGACCAACGTCAATCACTACCGTGTCTCTACCCGCTCGATCCGTAAAAACATCGTTGAACATTCTCTGCCGCTGACCCGCGACAATATCTATTCGGAAATTCAGGCCGACCTGATGCGCCCCATCTTTATTTCGTCGCTGATGGCCAACGACACCTTCCTCAAGGACTGGGCTATTGGCGGCGAACAGGATAAGGGCAAAGTCCTGCGCTATCTGCAGGAAATCAAGGATCAATACGGTTTTTTCTCAACCTTTTTCGTCTCGGAGCAAACCGGGCTTTATTACCATTTCAAAGGAGTGCAGAAAAAGCTCAGCCGGGAAAATGACCACGATGTCTGGTATTACGACTTCAAGTCCCTGAATAAACCCTATGATCTGGTTGTCGATACCAATGAGGCCGAAGAAAACAGCCTGACTATTTTCATCAATCATCGCCTTAACGACTACCAGGGCAAACTGCTTGGGGTGACCGGTGTCGGATTGAATATGGAAATGGTCGCTGATCTGCTCAAGTCTTATCGTCAACGTTATGACCGGGATATCTACCTGGTCGATCGCGATGGATTGATCAAGGTGCACAACGACCAGAGTCTGGTAGACCGGGTCAACATTGCCGACCAAGAAGGATTAGGCGAGGTGGCTTCGCAGGCGGTGAAGATTAAGCCCGGAAGTGATGCTCTGGATTTCTGGCGAAATGGTCGACATATCCTTCTGGCTTCGCGATATATCCCCGAGTTTGAATGGTTCCTGTTTGTCGAGCAGGACGAAACAACGGCGATCGCTGAAATCCGCAAGAGCTTTTATAAAAACCTGCTTTTTGATCTCGCCATTATTCTGGCGATCCTTGCCGTCACTGCTTATACCGTCAATCGGTTTCAAAGCCGATTGGAGGAGATGGCCACCACCGATAAGTTGACCGGTGTTTGCAACCGGCGGGAGTTCGATCGCTTTTTTGATGCGGCTGTCTACCTCCACAAAAGGCAGGATGCGTCCTTTTCTGTCATTTTGTTGGATGTCGACGGTTTTAAGACGATCAATGATCAGCTCGGACATATGGCGGGAGACCATGTGTTGAAGGTGATTGCCAGACTAGCCGGCGAAAATATTCGGCAAAACGACCTGGTAGTGCGTTGGGGTGGGGATGAGTTTGTTCTTCTGGTGCATAACGACTTGAATCATGCCTGGCAGGTGGCGGAACGCTTGCGGAAGCAGATTCGCAGTCAGAATATGTTGGCTGTGTTTACCAACAATGGCGCCGATGAGTCGGTCACCATCAGTTGCGGTGTGGTGAGTTATGAGGCCGGAGAGACCCAGGATCAACTTATGATGAGGGTCGATGGGGCTCTCTATGAGTCCAAAAAGGAGGGCAGGGACCGGAGTGTAGCTTTCCCGACCATTGTCTCGTAG
- the msrA gene encoding peptide-methionine (S)-S-oxide reductase MsrA, with protein MKRLVFLVLTLLAAGLFTVVAADKKDREMMQNERTAAVAANTELAIFAGGCFWCMEPPFEKLTGVLSVTSGYTGGQKLNPTYNEVSAGGTGHTEAIEIVFDPSQISYPQLLEILWMNIDPTDGQGQFVDRGNQYRSGIFYLNEEQRLLAEESKQALEKSGRFDKPIVTEIVPASTFYPAEEYHQDYYKKNPLRYKFYRYNSGRDRFLDREWGEERLNK; from the coding sequence ATGAAACGACTTGTATTTCTGGTACTCACCCTGCTTGCCGCCGGACTGTTTACGGTGGTGGCCGCAGACAAAAAGGACAGGGAGATGATGCAAAATGAACGAACGGCCGCCGTGGCGGCCAACACAGAACTGGCGATCTTTGCCGGAGGCTGCTTCTGGTGCATGGAGCCTCCTTTCGAAAAACTGACGGGAGTGCTTTCCGTGACCTCCGGCTATACCGGCGGACAGAAGCTCAACCCAACCTATAATGAGGTCTCCGCCGGCGGAACCGGTCATACCGAGGCCATTGAAATTGTCTTCGACCCGTCACAAATAAGTTATCCACAGCTACTTGAGATCCTGTGGATGAACATCGATCCGACCGATGGACAAGGCCAGTTTGTCGATCGGGGCAACCAGTACCGTTCGGGGATTTTTTATTTGAATGAAGAGCAACGGTTGCTGGCCGAGGAATCGAAACAAGCTTTGGAAAAATCGGGACGTTTCGACAAGCCCATCGTCACCGAAATCGTACCGGCCTCAACCTTTTATCCTGCCGAAGAGTATCACCAGGATTACTACAAAAAAAATCCGCTGCGCTACAAGTTTTACCGTTATAACTCGGGTAGAGACCGATTCCTCGATAGGGAGTGGGGCGAAGAACGCCTCAACAAATAG
- the msrB gene encoding peptide-methionine (R)-S-oxide reductase MsrB yields MAYRSIFQLFFFSALLLSVPLGDGIAKAESIRVFSTEQEEYVMSEKVIKSDAEWKAQLEPMQYHVLREEGTERAFSGKYNDHHEAGIYTCAGCGLELFRSETKYDSGTGWPSFYEPIAKENVELKTDRKFFIVRTEVLCPRCGGHLGHVFDDGPAPTGKRYCMNSAALNFVTYK; encoded by the coding sequence ATGGCCTATCGAAGCATCTTTCAGTTGTTCTTTTTCTCCGCTCTGCTGCTATCCGTACCTTTGGGTGACGGTATTGCAAAGGCGGAATCGATTCGTGTCTTTTCAACCGAGCAAGAGGAATACGTTATGAGCGAAAAGGTCATTAAGAGCGATGCGGAGTGGAAAGCGCAACTGGAACCCATGCAGTACCATGTGCTCCGCGAAGAAGGGACAGAGCGCGCCTTCAGCGGCAAATATAACGATCACCACGAGGCGGGCATCTACACCTGCGCCGGTTGCGGACTTGAGCTGTTCCGCTCCGAGACCAAGTACGACTCGGGAACCGGGTGGCCAAGCTTCTATGAACCGATCGCTAAAGAAAACGTGGAATTGAAAACGGATCGTAAATTTTTCATAGTACGCACCGAAGTGCTTTGCCCCCGCTGCGGCGGTCATCTGGGCCATGTATTTGATGATGGTCCGGCGCCCACCGGCAAGCGCTACTGCATGAATTCCGCTGCTCTCAATTTCGTAACGTATAAATAG
- a CDS encoding sensor histidine kinase: MKEPIKQRLLWKLLLVNVVPVIAVIVLTIWLAIDRLAANYFMVLMDDYMIEPVETHRAFLTAINYYLLWASLAGLLLALLLSYLLTRRVLRPLSQMVTATREVAAGNFTTRVEVKVNDEVGELGSAFNSMADSLERVEKLRKTMVADVAHELRTPLTNLRGYLEGLSDGVLPPEKQTFAMLQEENLRLVHLVEDLQQLAKADAADAYLNRQELDLGDLIAEMLALYQPNFEEKSIVVSRTIKPQANRISGDRDKLLQAVRNLLENAWKYTPAEGNLTVETEETKGGVTVAFTNNGAPIAAKDLPLIFERFYRTDASRSREAGGAGLGLAIVKQIIEAHGGKVGAESDADRTRIWFWLPGKGRDE, encoded by the coding sequence ATGAAAGAGCCGATCAAACAGCGCCTGCTCTGGAAACTGCTACTGGTCAATGTGGTGCCGGTGATTGCCGTAATAGTACTAACTATCTGGCTGGCCATCGACCGCCTGGCGGCGAACTATTTCATGGTACTGATGGATGACTACATGATCGAACCGGTGGAGACCCATCGCGCCTTTCTCACCGCCATCAACTACTATCTGCTCTGGGCCAGCTTGGCCGGCCTGCTGCTTGCGCTGCTGCTCAGCTATCTGCTTACTCGCCGAGTGCTGCGCCCCCTGTCGCAGATGGTGACGGCGACCCGCGAAGTGGCCGCCGGCAACTTCACCACCCGTGTCGAGGTCAAGGTTAACGATGAAGTCGGAGAGCTGGGCAGTGCCTTTAACTCCATGGCCGACAGCCTGGAACGGGTAGAAAAGCTACGCAAGACGATGGTCGCTGATGTGGCCCACGAACTGCGGACCCCTTTAACCAACCTGCGCGGCTACCTGGAAGGTCTTAGCGACGGGGTTTTGCCGCCGGAGAAGCAAACCTTCGCCATGCTGCAAGAGGAGAACCTGCGCCTGGTGCATCTGGTCGAGGATCTACAGCAGCTGGCTAAGGCCGACGCAGCCGATGCCTACCTCAACAGACAAGAGCTGGACTTGGGCGATTTGATCGCTGAAATGCTGGCCCTCTACCAGCCTAATTTCGAAGAAAAGAGCATCGTGGTTTCTCGCACCATCAAGCCACAGGCAAACCGCATCAGCGGCGACCGCGATAAGCTACTGCAAGCGGTCCGCAATCTACTTGAAAACGCCTGGAAATACACTCCCGCCGAAGGAAACCTGACAGTCGAAACCGAGGAGACCAAAGGGGGAGTCACAGTGGCTTTCACCAACAACGGCGCCCCTATCGCCGCAAAGGATCTGCCCCTGATCTTTGAGCGGTTCTACCGCACCGATGCTTCCCGCTCCCGCGAAGCCGGCGGCGCCGGCCTGGGTCTGGCCATCGTCAAACAGATTATCGAAGCCCACGGCGGCAAAGTCGGCGCAGAAAGCGATGCCGACCGGACGCGTATCTGGTTCTGGTTACCGGGCAAGGGCCGTGACGAGTAA
- a CDS encoding response regulator transcription factor: MNPADLPGPILIVEDDRNTAALVTTYLEREGFTTLKVHDGAQALETAQKEKPGFVILDVMLPGMDGWEICRELRKVSDVPILMLTAREEEIDRVLGLSLGADDYVVKPFSPRELVERVKAILRRMRPAAPPKTDVPNVLIHDGLTLDLEKHRVTVDDQPVTLTAVEYKLLYALMRSPGRVLSREELLNRLYDHGEAVIDRVVDVHIGKLRQKIADDPNAPRYIHTVRGFGYRFADEEG; encoded by the coding sequence ATGAACCCTGCCGACCTGCCCGGTCCGATCCTGATCGTCGAAGACGACCGCAACACAGCGGCGTTGGTGACAACCTACCTGGAAAGAGAAGGATTCACCACTCTGAAGGTGCATGACGGTGCGCAAGCTCTGGAAACGGCACAGAAGGAAAAACCCGGCTTCGTAATCCTGGATGTAATGCTGCCGGGGATGGACGGTTGGGAGATTTGCCGGGAATTGCGCAAGGTATCAGACGTACCGATATTGATGCTGACCGCTCGTGAGGAGGAAATCGACCGGGTGCTGGGTCTATCCCTGGGGGCAGACGACTACGTAGTTAAACCTTTCAGCCCCCGGGAGCTGGTGGAGCGAGTCAAAGCCATCCTGCGTCGAATGAGGCCCGCCGCACCACCTAAAACCGATGTTCCCAATGTTCTTATACACGATGGTTTGACCCTCGACCTGGAAAAGCATCGGGTGACCGTGGATGATCAACCGGTGACCCTGACGGCCGTTGAATACAAGCTTCTCTACGCTCTGATGCGTTCGCCGGGCCGGGTATTGAGCCGGGAGGAACTGCTGAACCGACTCTATGATCACGGCGAGGCGGTGATCGACCGGGTGGTGGATGTGCACATCGGCAAGTTGCGCCAGAAGATAGCGGACGATCCCAATGCGCCCCGCTACATTCACACGGTGCGTGGTTTCGGCTACCGGTTCGCCGACGAGGAAGGGTGA
- the pduL gene encoding phosphate propanoyltransferase: MSEELRIPISASVRHIHLCREDVEALFGAGHQLAPAKALSQPGQFACEETVSVCGPKGRIERVRVLGPEREETQLEISRTDEFKLGVDAPVRASGKLEGTPGIRLEGPHGAVELEQGVIQAARHIHMTPADAKRLGVEDGQMVMVRVGGERGIIYDDVLVRVKKSYALDMHIDTDEANAANLGSDAWGVLIKGPTEVAPDPND; the protein is encoded by the coding sequence ATGAGTGAGGAACTTCGTATTCCCATCAGCGCCAGTGTACGCCATATTCACCTCTGTCGCGAAGATGTCGAGGCGCTCTTCGGCGCCGGCCATCAGCTTGCCCCCGCCAAGGCGTTAAGCCAGCCCGGGCAGTTTGCCTGTGAAGAGACTGTCTCCGTCTGCGGACCCAAAGGTCGTATTGAGCGCGTGCGGGTGCTCGGCCCCGAGCGCGAAGAGACGCAGCTTGAAATATCCCGCACCGACGAGTTCAAACTCGGCGTTGATGCACCGGTCCGCGCCTCGGGTAAGCTCGAGGGCACGCCTGGTATCCGCCTCGAGGGCCCTCACGGTGCCGTGGAGCTCGAACAAGGCGTGATTCAGGCGGCGCGACATATCCATATGACACCGGCCGACGCCAAGCGCTTAGGTGTTGAGGATGGGCAAATGGTGATGGTGCGCGTGGGCGGCGAGCGCGGGATCATATACGATGATGTGCTGGTGCGGGTCAAAAAGAGCTACGCCCTCGATATGCATATCGACACCGATGAAGCCAATGCGGCGAATTTAGGCTCCGATGCGTGGGGCGTACTGATCAAAGGCCCCACCGAGGTTGCCCCTGACCCCAACGATTGA
- the nrfH gene encoding cytochrome c nitrite reductase small subunit, which produces MDKKTVVLAVLIGVVAGTGAYTFKYAKGLSYLSAEPKACVNCHIMTPQYDSWQKSSHHAAATCVDCHLPHDFIGKYIAKAENGWHHSKGFTLQDFQEPIMIKGKNRQILQRNCVKCHEDMVHEMFRQDITNPDAVSCVHCHASVGHGELPTSIGGADRGEERERIGHE; this is translated from the coding sequence TTGGACAAAAAAACAGTGGTACTCGCGGTGTTGATCGGCGTTGTTGCCGGAACCGGAGCCTATACCTTTAAATATGCCAAGGGCCTTTCCTACCTCAGCGCCGAACCCAAGGCCTGTGTCAACTGCCACATTATGACGCCTCAATACGATTCGTGGCAGAAGTCCAGCCATCATGCGGCCGCCACTTGTGTCGACTGCCATCTCCCACACGATTTTATTGGGAAGTACATCGCCAAGGCGGAAAACGGCTGGCACCACTCAAAGGGCTTCACTTTGCAGGATTTTCAAGAGCCCATCATGATCAAGGGAAAGAACCGCCAAATTCTTCAGCGCAATTGTGTCAAGTGCCATGAAGATATGGTTCATGAAATGTTCCGGCAGGATATAACCAATCCCGATGCAGTCAGCTGCGTCCATTGCCATGCTTCAGTAGGTCACGGTGAATTGCCGACAAGCATCGGCGGAGCGGATCGGGGAGAAGAAAGGGAGAGGATAGGCCATGAGTGA
- a CDS encoding ammonia-forming cytochrome c nitrite reductase subunit c552, giving the protein MSDLSKKRRGLGIFIGLIVVVAIAAVAVTALLTNVFERKSEGRSPYLRLVEVNEDTTDPAIWGKNWPKQYDGYKRTAIATRTRFGGHGGSEALPEEKIERDPWLKRMFLGYAFSIDYRDRRGHAFMLSDQEQTERQTKPQSGSCMHCHASIMPVYRELGDGDALAGMNKTHAMSYQELNKMVHEMGHAHPVSCVDCHDPDTMQVRVTRPAFIVGVQRLAESDAPVPAIPSIDIWRKGSRSKPYDPNVDATRNELRSFACGQCHVEYYCSSDFPLTFPWSNGLKMEDLEKDWDETKLTSGARFYDYKHKESGAEILKAQHPEFELWSQGIHARSGVSCSDCHMPYQRDGASKVSDHWVRSPLLNVNRACQTCHHTNEKELLARVDSIQQKNFDLLQRGGTALMGLLDAVQEAKSAGATSEQLKPALEFQRKAQWRLDYIAAENSMGFHAPQEAARILAEAADYARQGQVEALKLAK; this is encoded by the coding sequence ATGAGTGACCTGAGCAAAAAACGCCGCGGTCTCGGAATTTTCATTGGGCTGATAGTGGTCGTCGCAATTGCTGCTGTGGCGGTAACCGCATTGCTGACCAATGTTTTCGAGCGCAAGAGCGAAGGCAGATCGCCGTATTTGCGGTTGGTCGAAGTAAACGAGGATACGACCGATCCAGCAATATGGGGAAAAAACTGGCCGAAGCAGTACGATGGTTATAAACGCACTGCAATTGCCACCCGCACACGTTTCGGAGGCCACGGCGGCAGCGAAGCGCTGCCCGAAGAAAAGATAGAGCGTGATCCGTGGCTTAAGCGCATGTTCCTCGGCTACGCCTTCTCCATCGATTATCGCGACCGCCGCGGCCACGCATTCATGCTTTCCGACCAGGAACAGACCGAGCGACAAACCAAACCGCAGTCGGGCTCCTGCATGCACTGCCACGCCTCGATCATGCCCGTGTACCGTGAACTCGGCGATGGTGATGCTCTGGCGGGTATGAACAAAACCCACGCCATGTCGTATCAGGAACTCAATAAAATGGTCCATGAGATGGGGCATGCACACCCGGTCTCTTGTGTCGACTGTCATGACCCCGATACGATGCAGGTCCGGGTAACCCGCCCGGCCTTTATTGTCGGAGTGCAGCGTCTTGCGGAATCCGATGCACCGGTTCCGGCCATCCCTTCTATAGATATCTGGCGAAAGGGTTCGCGTTCCAAGCCCTATGACCCGAATGTCGATGCTACTCGCAACGAATTGCGCTCCTTTGCCTGTGGCCAGTGTCACGTGGAATACTACTGTTCTTCCGACTTTCCGCTCACCTTTCCCTGGAGCAACGGCCTGAAGATGGAAGATCTCGAAAAGGACTGGGACGAAACCAAATTGACCAGCGGGGCACGTTTCTACGACTACAAACATAAGGAATCCGGTGCTGAAATCCTCAAGGCACAGCATCCGGAATTTGAACTGTGGAGTCAGGGTATACATGCTCGCAGCGGCGTTTCATGCTCCGACTGCCATATGCCGTACCAGCGCGATGGAGCATCCAAGGTTTCCGACCACTGGGTGCGCAGCCCGTTGTTAAATGTTAACCGGGCCTGCCAGACCTGCCACCATACCAACGAAAAGGAACTCCTCGCCCGGGTTGATTCTATCCAACAGAAGAACTTCGATCTGCTGCAACGTGGCGGAACGGCACTGATGGGGCTGCTTGATGCGGTTCAGGAAGCCAAGAGCGCCGGGGCGACCAGTGAACAGCTCAAACCTGCGCTTGAATTCCAACGTAAGGCGCAATGGCGACTTGACTATATTGCCGCAGAAAACTCCATGGGATTCCACGCCCCACAGGAAGCGGCCCGTATTTTGGCTGAAGCCGCCGACTATGCCCGCCAAGGGCAGGTCGAAGCACTTAAACTGGCAAAATAG
- a CDS encoding inositol monophosphatase family protein has product MKELLETASILAEKAGEHIRQSASQLRQVDYKGRADMVTDVDRRAEKIILEGIRQAYPDHAVLAEESGEKEAQSDYRWVVDPLDGTTNFVHGYPFYCVSIAVQYRQETVAALVLNPVLDELFSALKGDGAHLNGKPIEVSPTCELSRALVATGFPYEFGEHWEHSMTLFETFYRNCHGVRRDGAAALDLCYVAAGRFDGFWEYELQPWDVAAGLLIVQEAGGKTTDFKDNPSGICDGQVLASNGRIHDEMLRVIGSHVV; this is encoded by the coding sequence ATGAAAGAACTTCTCGAAACGGCAAGTATTTTGGCTGAGAAGGCCGGCGAACACATCCGCCAATCGGCATCGCAACTGCGCCAGGTGGATTACAAAGGCCGAGCCGACATGGTCACTGATGTTGATCGGCGGGCGGAGAAAATCATTCTCGAAGGTATCCGTCAGGCCTACCCCGACCATGCGGTGCTGGCCGAAGAATCGGGCGAAAAGGAGGCTCAAAGCGATTATCGCTGGGTGGTCGACCCCCTCGACGGCACCACCAACTTCGTCCACGGCTACCCCTTTTACTGCGTCTCCATCGCCGTGCAATATCGTCAGGAGACGGTGGCCGCCTTGGTGCTGAATCCGGTTCTGGACGAACTCTTTTCTGCCCTAAAAGGGGACGGTGCCCATCTCAACGGAAAACCGATCGAGGTTTCCCCAACCTGCGAACTATCCAGAGCCCTGGTAGCTACCGGCTTTCCCTATGAGTTCGGCGAACACTGGGAGCATTCCATGACCCTGTTCGAAACTTTTTACCGCAACTGCCACGGGGTGCGCCGGGACGGCGCAGCAGCTCTGGATCTTTGCTACGTGGCGGCGGGGCGCTTCGACGGTTTTTGGGAATATGAGTTGCAACCCTGGGACGTGGCGGCGGGCTTGCTGATTGTCCAGGAAGCGGGGGGCAAGACCACCGACTTCAAGGATAATCCCAGCGGCATTTGCGATGGGCAAGTCCTGGCCAGTAACGGCCGGATTCACGATGAGATGCTGCGGGTGATTGGCTCACATGTTGTTTAG
- a CDS encoding DUF924 family protein: protein MEDRHTVLRYWFGRDPDDPGLAKERASLWWSKAPQTDKEIRERFKPLVLAAGRGFLGNWKSTVHGRLALILLTDQFPRNIYRGQPQAFAFDGIALELSLKGLASGEDRLLKPIHRVFFYLPLEHSEVLEHQHRSVDLFQELVLEVPESRKQFFAGFLNFAIRHCAIIERFGRFPHRNAILGRESTPEEVEFLKQPGSSF, encoded by the coding sequence ATGGAAGATCGACACACAGTACTCAGATATTGGTTCGGCAGAGACCCTGATGACCCCGGATTAGCAAAGGAGCGTGCTTCCCTCTGGTGGTCCAAGGCCCCCCAAACCGATAAGGAAATCCGCGAGCGGTTCAAACCATTGGTCCTTGCGGCCGGCAGGGGCTTTCTCGGGAACTGGAAGTCGACGGTTCACGGCAGGTTGGCTCTAATCCTGCTCACCGATCAGTTTCCGCGCAACATTTATCGTGGCCAACCGCAGGCTTTCGCTTTTGATGGCATCGCTCTGGAGTTGAGCCTTAAGGGGCTGGCTTCGGGGGAAGACCGTCTGTTGAAACCCATCCATAGAGTGTTCTTCTATCTGCCTTTGGAACATTCCGAGGTACTTGAGCACCAACATCGTTCCGTCGATCTCTTTCAGGAATTGGTTCTTGAAGTTCCCGAAAGCAGGAAACAGTTCTTTGCGGGCTTCTTGAACTTCGCCATCCGGCACTGCGCCATCATCGAGCGGTTCGGCCGGTTCCCCCATCGCAACGCGATCCTCGGTCGTGAGTCCACGCCGGAGGAGGTCGAGTTTCTCAAGCAGCCCGGGTCATCCTTTTGA
- a CDS encoding AAA family ATPase produces the protein METSVSVKPSLAIAILKSGLDVNVPMFLWGPPGIGKSQIVAQVAADLDLPLIDVRAVLLDPVDLRGVPSVENGTTRWNPPNFLPTEGEGLLFLDELSQAPESVQSSLLQLVLDRKLGEYSLPDGWRILAAGNRVTDGTFSRKISKALGSRFATHLELATDLDEWCAWAMNNDVPSEIIGFLRLRPDLLHHFDPKAQGNSFPCPRVWASVGQFMGKLPLEAELPFFAGALGFGAAAEFTSFLHIYRDLPDIESIMLDPDKSDVPEEPSVLYALCGAMSRKITEENASPAFRYMKRLPSEFQVVWLRDALQAQPKLATSKEFTKWAKENGDLLL, from the coding sequence ATGGAGACTTCAGTAAGCGTTAAACCATCGCTGGCTATAGCGATTCTCAAAAGCGGGCTTGATGTGAACGTGCCCATGTTCCTCTGGGGGCCCCCTGGAATCGGCAAGTCCCAAATCGTGGCTCAGGTGGCTGCGGATCTGGATCTGCCGCTGATCGATGTGCGAGCGGTCCTGCTGGACCCCGTCGATCTGCGCGGCGTCCCGTCTGTTGAAAATGGCACGACCCGTTGGAACCCTCCTAACTTCCTGCCCACCGAAGGAGAGGGATTGCTGTTCCTCGATGAACTTTCCCAGGCTCCTGAATCGGTGCAGAGTTCGCTGCTGCAGCTCGTATTGGATCGTAAACTCGGTGAATATTCCCTGCCTGACGGCTGGAGAATTCTGGCTGCGGGCAACCGGGTGACGGACGGTACCTTTAGTCGGAAAATCAGCAAGGCGCTCGGTTCCCGTTTTGCGACTCATCTCGAACTGGCTACCGACCTGGACGAATGGTGCGCCTGGGCTATGAATAACGACGTGCCCTCGGAAATTATCGGTTTCTTGCGCCTGCGGCCCGATCTGCTGCATCATTTTGATCCCAAAGCCCAGGGCAATTCCTTTCCCTGCCCACGGGTCTGGGCCAGTGTCGGCCAGTTTATGGGCAAGCTCCCTTTAGAGGCGGAACTGCCTTTTTTTGCTGGGGCATTGGGCTTCGGAGCCGCTGCTGAATTTACTTCGTTCCTGCATATTTATCGTGACTTGCCGGACATCGAATCGATTATGCTCGATCCGGATAAATCGGACGTCCCCGAAGAACCTTCGGTTCTTTACGCCCTTTGCGGTGCCATGAGCCGAAAAATTACGGAAGAAAATGCTTCGCCGGCTTTTCGCTACATGAAGCGATTGCCCTCAGAATTTCAAGTGGTCTGGCTGCGCGATGCGCTGCAAGCCCAACCCAAGCTGGCGACCAGCAAGGAATTCACCAAATGGGCCAAAGAAAACGGCGATCTGCTGCTGTGA
- a CDS encoding DUF2201 family putative metallopeptidase translates to MKKSPKLAKAIARTVLDHPFFATLLLRMKLHEDEEIKTACTDGRQIRYNPNFINSLQVDQIVFVLAHLVMHVAHFHPLRRSARNKGRFNKAGDYAINGILKDAGLSMLPKALYHKDFHNLAAEQIYDRLPGSPSDEDGEVERNDDLEEGDPGGCGSFEDARDEYGNPLTKAERDRAEAEITVAIQQAAQAAKAQGKLPGSLARLVDELVHPILDWREMLRSFIDHSARTDYSWRQPNRRHIADGLYLPSFRSDGLKPLVLAIDTSGSIMQKELNQFQAELNDILLSYPATVNVVYCDSEISDTQTITPDEYPVQLKTTGFGGTDLCPPFEWAIKNVPNAGCLIYLTDLKGNSPEIDPGIPTLWISTTKDRDLAESYRPKFGNIATLE, encoded by the coding sequence ATGAAAAAATCCCCAAAGCTGGCAAAAGCGATTGCAAGGACGGTACTTGATCACCCGTTTTTCGCTACTTTGCTGCTGCGCATGAAATTGCATGAGGATGAAGAGATCAAAACTGCCTGCACCGACGGTCGACAGATCCGCTATAACCCCAACTTCATTAACTCGCTGCAGGTCGATCAGATCGTGTTCGTCCTCGCCCACCTGGTGATGCACGTCGCTCACTTTCACCCCTTACGGCGCAGTGCCCGCAATAAGGGTCGTTTCAACAAGGCCGGCGATTATGCTATTAACGGCATCCTTAAGGATGCCGGCCTCAGCATGCTGCCCAAGGCTCTGTACCATAAGGACTTTCACAACCTGGCTGCGGAACAGATCTACGATCGCTTGCCCGGTTCGCCGAGCGATGAAGACGGCGAAGTCGAACGCAACGACGATCTGGAGGAAGGGGATCCCGGAGGCTGCGGCAGTTTCGAAGATGCCCGGGACGAATACGGCAATCCCTTGACCAAGGCGGAACGGGACCGCGCAGAAGCAGAAATCACCGTGGCCATCCAACAGGCCGCCCAGGCCGCTAAAGCTCAGGGCAAGTTGCCCGGATCCTTGGCGCGCCTGGTTGACGAGTTGGTCCATCCGATACTCGACTGGCGGGAAATGCTGCGGTCTTTCATCGATCACTCGGCGCGTACCGATTATTCCTGGAGACAGCCCAACCGGCGTCATATCGCCGACGGTCTCTATCTACCCAGTTTTCGCTCCGATGGCCTCAAGCCCTTGGTGCTGGCCATAGACACTTCCGGCTCGATCATGCAAAAAGAGCTCAATCAGTTTCAGGCCGAGTTGAATGATATCCTGCTCAGCTATCCCGCAACGGTCAACGTGGTATACTGCGACAGCGAGATATCTGATACTCAGACCATTACCCCGGACGAGTATCCCGTGCAGCTTAAAACCACGGGCTTTGGCGGTACCGATTTGTGTCCGCCTTTCGAATGGGCGATAAAAAACGTTCCCAATGCCGGATGTCTGATCTACCTGACCGACCTTAAGGGCAACAGCCCGGAAATCGACCCCGGGATTCCTACGCTGTGGATCAGTACCACCAAGGACCGGGATCTGGCCGAGAGCTATCGGCCGAAATTTGGTAACATAGCCACACTGGAATAA